TTATCTGCCCTTGTTAAAAGAACAAGgttcttttctgcattttttttatcgATCCCAAGGGGGCTCACGTCACTCAATCTTCTTTCCGACCAATTTCAAGCTAACATCCCTCATTTCTTCACAGCCACTTTATCTCCGATACATATGACCTTTAGTAAGGTGATTTGAGGTTTTTCCGAGTGCCTAGATTGGAGTGTCTTATGTATCTTTATCCCATCCTTGTGAGCTGATGACGACCTTCAACAATTGTGTTTCTcttaaataaaaagtgcaattttattttaaatgcttttacagCTGTGTCTTTTATCACTGAGGCTTCAAATCGGAGGAGGCTTTGAATAAGATAACAGACCATTGGCCTTACTCAATTTCACTGCTCGCCTGCTCGACAGACTGGAAAAAATACAGCTGACCAGCTATGAGTTGTTGCCCCCTCTCTTATTTTCTTATTGTCCTGTCTTTCCTTCATACTCAGGAGGCGAGGAAGgacaaaagaggaagaggagtaaGCCGGAGGCCTTTCCCACTGCTGAAGATATCTTCGCCAAATTCCAGCACCTCTCCCACTTTGACCAGCACCAGGTCACCTCCCAGGTCAGATCAGGAAGCCTCATTCTCTCTTGACCTCGTGTGTCTCATGTTTAAGATTATGTGGGGATATGTTAATTATTTAGGTACGAGCCACAGGGTTGATTAATGCAAATACCTTCAGCAGCCTAAAACAAAAGAGCTCCCAAGGTGACTCATTTCAATCTAAATGTGATTTGAATATATTTGGATTTCTCTTGATGTCTGAATACAATTAGAATATATAATGCACTCGGGTGTCTGTCACTTTAAAATGCAGCAGGGTATACTGCTATAACACTGTCAAAATGACCCATGGATTATATAATAAGAACTGTTTTGCAATTTAAAGTAATGCACAATTAAATTTGCATGTTTAAGTTCCTTGAATTCAAGTATAGCTAACAGCAATCCAAGGCAGCAAGTCTCTACGGAGCAATAcacattgttttgtcttttaaatactttatatataagAACAACTTTCCAGTAGAACTAtacttatatttgtattaagcgtatagtttgtctttttttggaaGTTTGAAGAgaacaggggaaaaaaacactccCATACGTCTGTTAGTTTTGAAGCTACAGCTAAAagactgttagcttagcataaataatgaaaacatggCAAACCGCTAGCCTGGGTCATCCAAAGGTTACAAATCTGTAATCTGGAAagtcttcaaaatgtttaactgaGAATATCTCAGGTGTTCTGCTGTAACAACCAAGAGCCTTGTTCTTGCTCAATTAATTCACTCtaccaggctagctgtttccccctgtttcctgtcttcatgctaagctatgctaatgTGCTGCGGGCTTTACCGGAATTAACAGACGGCGGTGGTGTTTTCTCATCTAAGTTGGCAAAAAAGCACAAGGTGTATccctaaaatgtcaaactattcctctCACTTTTCTCTGAATAGattcatatttaaacttttaataAATCAGCCATTTACTGGAACTCATGGAATTGATGTAAACCTGTTAAACATAACAGTTAAATTGATCTGTAGTCAGTACACTCTGTTATTGTTGGTTTATAAGGTAAGATCAGGGTTTTGTTACCCAGCGTTATCTCTTTAAGAAAGAGATAAACAATTAACGTGTTAAAAGAAGATCCTTTGTCTTTTCTGCCTTtcattttcctgtttgttttgctcaaaCAACATCATTCCAGCAGCAGACAAAATATGTTGGCATCGCTTCAACGTTTCTGCTTAAAGGAGTCAGTGTTGGAGCTCCACTGAATGGCAGCATATGGTTGTGTCTCGGCCAAGAGTCAGAACAAAGactgaaatattgtttgttattttgcatGTTAATGATGcctgatgtttttgtttgtgtgcaggtgtCCCGAAATGTGCTGGAACAGATCAACAGCTTTGCCTTAGGGATGTCCTACCACCTGCCTCTCGTCCAGCACATCCAGTTCATCTTTGACCTCATGGAGTACTCCCTCAACATTAGTGGCCTCATAGACTTTGCTATTCAGGTACTTCATATCTGATGTCATTTAACAAGGATAAATCCTGACAAAATCTCTTTTTATTGACCTGTTTGTGAATACAATCCActgactgtttgtgtgtttttgtagctTGTGAATGAGTTGAGTCTGGTGGAAGCCGAGCTGCTGCTGAAGTCGTCCAGCCTGGTGGGCAGCTACACCACCAGCCTGTGTCTGTGTATCGTAGCTGTGCTGAGGAGGTACCACTCCTGCCTCATTCTCAACCCGGAGCAGACTGCGCAGTGTGATGGGTATGTCACTTACAAGCTTTGATGTTTGGCAATGGTATACTCAAAATCAGACATGCTGGATATTAGTTTATGCCTTAATCTAGGACTTGCATGGTTTCGTAGTAATTGAGATTGAATTCGAACCCTAAAGGGATGTTTACAACAGTAAAGTTAAAGTTCTGATTAAATTAGTAAAAATGATGTTTCGATTCGGAACGGCAAATTAGCTAATTGTTAGCGGTCTCTGAGCCTCATTCAAGCGTTTTAAATGAGGATTTGTATTGTCACAGGACTGCTGAGAGTGCACTTCCTGCACGGTGTGTCGCCAGCAGTTGTTTGAAATGCTGGTAATTTAGGAACTAAAGCTGATTCTGGCTTAATCATTAGCTAAATGCCTAAGGtgttaaagagaaagaaagctctaattaaaatgatcataattAAATATGTAAGAAATGCTAATACAAAAAGACGTAATGCTAAGCTATGTTAGTCGCTgctagctgtagcttcataCTTACGGATATGAGAGTGGTTTTGAAACATGTGTTTGCTGTTAAATcatgtatgcaaatgtgttcTCAGGTTGCGCATCGTGGTGAAAACAGGTGTGAACCCGGCCGACTGTTCCTCTGCTGAGCGCTGTATCTTGGCGTACCTTTATGACCTCTACACCTCCTGCAGTCACCTCAAGAACAAGCTTGGCGAGATCTTCAGGTAGATACAAATCTCCAcctatataaaaatatataccaCAGGATAGATGTATTTTTTGGGAGAAGGCAATGTCTGTAGaaccttttatttatcattttaatgtaattattttaaaacatctatatgcactttacatttgtataataTGTGCAACCACTGATCCAGGTGTCTTTTTAGTTGcttctatttatttaacagatatCAAGCTGTTGCGTACATTTATTTGTACTCTCTACAATGTTATTTTACTCTCTTTGCTGTTTATTGTTGATTCTTCTCTGTTATCAGTTCAACAAACCCCTGATTCTCCCCTTTTTCTTCCCTCAGTGAGTTCTGCTCCAAAGTGAAAAACTCCATCTACTGCAACATCGACCCTTCAGACTCCAACATGCTTTGGGATCCTGTGTTCATGATGGAGGCCATCGCCAACCCCTCGGCTCACAACTTTAACCACTCCATGGTGGGAAAGATCCTCAACACCAGCCCGGCCAACCGCTACAGCTTCGTGTGTAACGTgctgatggatgtgtgtgtggaccaCAGAGACCCTGAGAGGTGTGCTGCTATTAATGGGATTATGTTGCATGTGTTTACGGCTCCAAATACTTCAgatttcttcttgtttttggGACTGTTGTTTCATATCCTGTATTGGTGTTTCAGGGTGAACGATATTGGGATCCTGTGTGCAGAGCTGACGGCGTATTGCCGCTCTCTGAGTGCTGAGTGGCTCGGGATCCTCAAggctctctgctgctcctctaATAACGGCAACTGTGGCTTCAATGATTTGCTGTGTAATGTAGACGTAAGTTCTGGTTCATAACTCTTAACATGGATTTAAAGTGATTCAAAGTTTTAATAGGAGTCTCGAGAGTGATTGTTGCACCTATCCTTTATAAACTATGGCTCTATGTGGACACCGGCTGAAAATCAGTTCAGTTGTATTGTTTTGTAACTAATTTCTAAGTcggcaaaatatgtttttacttcTTCTCTGCCTTTAATTAAATCATCATATTCCCGTATTTAGTAGTTCTCTGATTATAGGAGCTTTTTGAATCCCACACCATCATTTATAAAtctcttctctgttctttttcaGGTTAGTGATTTGTCCTTTCATGATTCCCTGGCAACCTTCGTAGCCATTCTCATTGCGAGACAGTGCCTGCTCCTAGAAGACCTGGTTCGCTGTGTGGCCATTCCTTCTCTCCTCAATGCAGGTACGGATATTTTAATCTTAAAATTCAAATATTGGTCTCATGCACAGTGTAATCTCTCCTTAGGGTCCTTGGGTTAAGTGGATGAACAGTTGTTCAGAAAATAGAAAGACATGCAAATATACATGCATACAGAGACTtccatttcaacatttttatttatgagtACATTGCAGCGTGGCTGATAGGCAGGAACACCAGGCTGTATGTTGCATTACTTCTATCAGAGAGGAGAGTTAACGCAGCGTATTTGATCTGGATCCATGAAGCCTCGTTGCGTTCTGTGCACTTGCCAGAGAAGTGCCTCCCTCTCCCCACTGTTAATCTTTTCCTCGCAGCTCGGAGACAAAGCCCCATTCAGCTGTGCTGTTTGGTTGGGCTTGGCTCATTTTATAACACAACTACACATGCCAAATGCCAACAGCTCTCTCTCAACAGCTTGTGGTAAACGCTTTGTTCTCACTTCCCTCTTTCACAACAGCAGCGCTATGAATATTCCACTTTATCCTCACTGATGAGAGGTCTTATCTAGGACAGGGTTTAAATGTAGAAGTGTTCCTCTACTGTGTAGATTCTGTAGCACCTCCAGAAATATGACACCTAGTTATGTGATGTTAAATAATTCAGCgcaaattaatacatttgtgttttgaaattcCCTTCAGCCTGCAGTGAGCAAGACTCCGAGCCAGGAGCCCGTCTCACCTGCAGGATCCTGTTGCACCTTTTCAAGACGCCACAGCGCAACCCTGTCCCCCAAGATGGAGTGAAGTCAGGTAATAAACCTAACCGgaaatattttgacattgtCATGTGCCTGCCTTATTGTGAACACCTGGGGTTTTTTCTTTGCAGATAAATCCTCCGTTGGTATCCGGTCGTCTTGTGATCGGCACCTTCTCGCTGCTTCTCAGAACAGCATAGTTGTTGGAGCGGTATTTGCTGTTCTTAAAGCTGTCTTTATGCTGGGTAAGAGTCTTTTCAGTGCTGTCATACCAACAAGTTTAGGGTCAGAACCTGTGGTATAAAAAGATGACGATGGAAAGGATAACGCTAGATGTTCTGCTGTCTTGTTCGGGCACTGTCAATATTTAAGGGTATGGACAGTATATGATTTTTATGCATTACATTGGTCTGGGATAAGCTGTAAGGCTTGCCAGTGACATACCAGACACACAATGTTGCTATAtaagattttttatttgtattttttaagtttgtttttcactAAAAGGATGTTCAAAGGTGTGTCTTACATGTGGTATGAACCACATCTAAGGATGATGGATCCTGTATGTTTAACTGCCATGAAATCATATTaagcatatttaattacatttttatattatttataaaatatcatGAATGATAATTATGTGACCCGGATGATTGTGACGTTACATTTCATCTCATCCTAGGCCTAATCAACAAAGTGTGAAAACACTGCATACTCTATGGATTTACCGGTTGGTTACACTGATCTCTCTCCATGTTGTTTAGGTGATGCTGAGCTACGAGGCTCAGGACTGTCGCACCCGGCTGGCCTCGACGACATATCTGAAGGGCGCAATGTCTCCATAGAAACGGCCAGCTTGGATGTAtatgcaaaatatgttttgaagaCGATCTGCCAGCAGGTGAGGATAGCACCATTCATCGAACAAGAcatgatacaaaaataacactgtcaaaataataaatggaaACGAACTGATCTCACACAAATAGCTTTTTACCGCTCTGAGCCATGCATGCTTTCTTTTCCATATCAGAAATGTCTGAAAGATTTGATGGGAACATGAACAATGAACTTTCTATTTTTGCTCACATAAGcgttcctgcttttctctgctaTTTCTATGCAGTTAGCCATAGATTCATAAAAAGGGTGAATGAGATCATTTCTGCACCAGATGTCACTTATGGCACATGGATACGAAGGCCAAAAAGAGAACTGGCAGCAGTTCTGACGTCTGGACTTGCTCTGAGACCTCAAGagacttcaaacacattttctaccCAGACAAAACTCTGGCAGTTCTATTCCTGAGAAATGTCCCCGGTTTTGTGTTCATCATCACCCAGCCAGCTTTAGTCAAGCCTGTTTAGCATGACTCATGAGTTATGAGTTACTTCAGATCGAGGATCTCTGAAGTTTTTGACCTTTTGTCACATTTCCCACTCTGACACTTATTTCTGTGGTTCCCCTCTCCGTCTTGCAGGAGTGGGTCGGAGAGCGCTGCCTGAAGTCTCTGTCTGAGGACAGCAGTGCACTCCAGGACCCGGTTCTGGTAAACATTCAGGCCCAACGGCTCCTGCAGCTCATTTGCTATCCACACCGCCAGCTGGACAGTGACGAGGGGGACAACCCACAGAGGCAGCGCATCAAACGCATCCTACAGGTCAAGAAAAATCTTTCATCGTGTTGGAAatatcctttatttgtcccagaGACTGAATCAATAAAGATTATTTAgttcaaaaaggaaaaatgctCGAGATGTAGTGGTTTTAAGAACAAATGGGTATTAGCTGTGATGTTTTGCTGCCCTCTCCTGGCTCACTCAGAGATTGAGGTCATTTTTTTAACCAGTGCAATAatacttaatatatatatatatatatatatatattgtgtataatacaaaacaatactTTTAACTGGATGTTGAgaagaaaaaggcagaaatgtACATGATTAACAGtatatttcccttttatttcttAGAACATGGACCAATGGACGATGAGGCAGTCGTCcctggagctgcagctgatgATCAAACAGAGCACAAACAATGTAAGTTGCTGTTTTCCGTTCATCTCTCTAAGAAGAAAATACTACAAGATTTgtcaaacaaaactgaaaagccttcatttattttccctcaGGAGCTCTACTCACTCTTGGAGAACATAGCCAAGGCCACCATAGAGGTGTTTCAGAAATCAGCAGAGATGAACAGTAACCCCTCAGGGAACGGAGCAGCGGCACAAGGTGGCTCCGCATCCAACAACAGCACCACGAGCAAGATGAAGCCAATTTTAAGGTTTTTATCTTTAAATTGAATTTTATAGAAGGACTCATTTTAGATGTAGATGTATAATCTCGTACATCTTTATGGCTGAAATGATAACCCTTTGGCAATAGATGAGACTTTTTAATCATAGCCCTTTTTTCTGCTTGAAACTAAGTGATGTTGGAGTCTTACGTGTTCCGTTTGCACtgtactgcagctcctctgAGCGGTCGGGTGTGTGGCTGGTGGCTCCACTGATAGCCAAGCTGCCCACCTCAGTTCAGGGTCATGTACTGAAGGCAGCgggagaggagctggagaaagGACAGCACCTGGGCTCTTCCTCACGCAAGGAGAGGGACaggcagaaacagaaaaggttgGTGGCACATTTCTTCAACACTGTGTAATAAATGAGATTTCTGGTACGAGTTGGCATTTATTTGCAAATAGAGTGGccatttatatttttgctttgtAGGATGCAAAAATACTACCTTTGCTTGTtatttacattgtttgtttCCCTCCTCAGTATGTCTCTGCTGAGCCAACAGCCGTTCTTGTCTTTGGTGCTGACCTGCTTGAAGGGGCAGGACGAACAGAGGGAAGGCCTTCTCACCTCCCTTTATAGCCAAGTGCAGCAGATAGTTACCAACTGGAGAGAAGACCAGTACCAGGACGACTGCAAGGCAAAGCAGATGATGCACGAGGCTCTGAAACTACGACTCAATCTTGTAAGAACTCATAGATCATCACGACCAGCTTTACTGCTAACATCCCTGGCTATTTAGAATCCATCTATAATATGATATATGTGTAGATGGTAACACTATTTTTCTCTCCTTACAAGGTGGGGGGCATGTTTGACACGGTGCAGCGCAGCACCCAGCAGACCACTGAGTGGGCGGTACTACTTCTTGACATCATCAGCAGCGGCACGGTGGACATGCAGTCCAATAAGTGAGTGTTGACAAAGGAGAAACTCCACACATTTTTTCCCCTAATTGGACACTTCAGGACAATTATCAGTCACTTGATCTGCATGGCTCTTATGATCTCTTCTCTCCAACAGTGAGCTCTTCACAACGGTGTTGGACATGTTGAGTGTGCTGATTAACGGCACGCTGGCTGCTGACATGTCCAGCATCTCTCAGGGCAGCATGGAGGAGAACAAGAGAGCCTATATGAACCTGGTCAAGAAACTCAGGGTAAGAACAGCTTACCTTTTTTAACCCTTAGCCAGTGTGTATAAAGCTGTGGTACTTCTAAGATGTAGTGTTTAGATTGCATTGACAgctgttcagttttttttgcaTCTCTGTTTATTCTGTGTTTCAGGTAAAGATTAGGGTTAGGTTGATCTGACCCGTGTCAATTACACATTTACAATAACTCCAAAGCATTGTAAAGTCAAAATGACAGAAGTTGACAATAGAAATGTCTTCTCTAAGACTTCTTTGAACTGCATTTGTCTTACTCATTTGATAAACCTGCATGCAAGCAAGTTATATGCTCATTGTAGAGTCcttttcattaacattttacatgaATATCCTGttccttctttatttttacagaaagaGCTTGGGGATCGGCAGTCAGAAAGTTTGGAAAAGGTTCGCCAACTTCTGCCACTGCCCAAGCAAACCCGGGACGTAATTACGTGTGAACCTCAGGGCTCTCTGATCGACACAAAGGGAAACAAGATCGCTGGATTTGAGAAGGAGGTACGTGGTTCCTCTCAAGCTGATGTAATTTAACATCTACTAGCAAAGTGAGACACATCagtatgatttgtattttacagTGAAACTAGAATTGTACATTATGGGCTTATTGCATTCCTCACTGTTCtgctattgtttttgttttctttatcaaaCTTGCTATAAATAAAGCATTCAACATTATCTGCACATGTTGATCTTGAGTTAAATAAGAGTTATCTGTCTCTGTGCTATCAGGGCCTCCAAGTCTCAACCAAACAGAAGATTTCTCCCTGGGACGTCTTCGAGGGTCTCAAACACTCCGCCCCTCTCTCCTGGGGCTGGTTCGGTACAGTTCGCGTGGATCGCAAAGTCACCAAGTTTGAGGAGCAGCAGCGTTTCCTGCTCTACCACACCCACCTGAAGCCCAAACCCCGCAGCTATTACCTGGAGCCGCTCCCCCTGCCCCCTGAAGAGGAGGAGCCCCTGACACCCGTCTCGCAGGAACCAGAGAAGAAGATGATGGAGCCAGTGAAGCCGGAGAAGAGTGTGCCTGCTGTGCCCCCTGACTCAAACAAGAAGAAGcccaacaagaagaagaaagctgcCACTGCTAAAACAGAGGTCAGTTGTGCAGATTTTAGGGTATGAAGGGACAGGTACCTGTAGTGctatttgtctgtctgtctgtctgtctgtctctctctctctcactctctttctcacacaaaaGGCTAGCTTGGGGTGTACAgccaaaataatacatttcaatctTTCCACAAATGATGACCCAGTTACTCAAGATAATCCACAAACCTTGTGAGCATTTTCCCATGTAGGGACCTGAGCTCACCCGTGCTATCCTGTTCATGATGAAATTAGCCTTTTAGGagtaatgtgattttttttttgtattcttgttTCCAGgttgaaaatcattttaattttctccttcttctcacTAGGATTATGTCAACCGTACACCAGGCGGGGGGGCTTATGGGACTAATATGCAACCTGAGATGATGCAGAACCATCCATATGGCAGGCTACCGTACGGCCACCAGAGCATAAGCATATACACACAGAACCAGCATCTACCTGCAAGTCAGTCAATGCCAGGTCAGTTTGTTAGTGGCAGGATGAGACACTGTTTAGCACTCAAGAGTTTTcctttcaaaacaacaaaatacaatctGTGATTGTTGTTaacgttgtttgtttttccatagGAGGTCCAGGTTTAGAGCCTCCATACAGACCTGCCCGCAACCAACAGATGAACAAAATGATGCCCCATCGGCCCAGCTACCCAGGCATGATGCCCAGTATGCAGGGAGGCATGCCTGGCATGATGGGCATGGACAAGCAATACCCAATGGGTTATAAGCCCCAGCCTACCATGCCACAGAGCCAGATACTGCGGCATCAGATACAGGTCAGACTGGTGAGTCGGTCCACACCTATAATAGCCAGATGGAGTTATCCAAGAGCAGTAGCTGGTTAAATAGAGCATTATTATCACAGTAGAGTCTCTGTTCAATTGTAGCTTCGATTCAGTTTATAAGTCTAGTGAACAAAGaatattatgtgtgtttttaggttAAAGTACGGTGACCAAATTCTCTTCTACTCCTGGTAGAGGACGTTGAATCTTTGCTATTTACTGACTTGCTGTTTCTCTTTTCAGAATCAAAGCATGATTGGGCCACAGAACAGACAAATAACTCCTAACCAACCATATACTTCGATGCAGGCATCTCAAGTAAGCATATATTGGTCACTCTAATTTTGTTTAACTAAAAGATACATTTGTTGTCTAAAACCCTTATTATCAGAAATAAAAATCTTCTGACGCCTATATTTATACACAATAGGTCTGAAACAgcatagaaatgtgtttgaacagagATTGCCATTTACACAGACAGGGCAGTAGTACATTCTTGGACGTGCACTTAAGTGgtcttgttttatatttattataataatatccAGATCTAAACAATCTCAAATATCTCCTTCTTCGTCTTGCTTTTAACTATGATCATTTTCTCCGTCTGTTCGTAACATATCTCAGGGCTATACCACATACGGATCACATATGGGGATGCAGCAGCATCCGTCCCAGGTCGGTGGTATAGTTCCTTCCTCCTATGGAAACCAAAACTTCCATGGCGCCCATCCTGGAGCCAACCCGGCTGTGGTGGATCCTCTTAGGCAAATGCAGCAAAGGCCCAGTGGTTATGTTCACCAGCAGGCTCCAGTCTACACACAGAAtatgcagaacacacagaggtcAGTGTTGTGTTGCAAGTTAGGCTTTCTCAGCTGCTTAGTAGCACTTAAGCTACAACTAATGTTGAGTTTACCTTATAAGTGTTTGTCCTTGATTATATGTTGACTACATAGCTCACTTCTTCCTGTGCTGTGATCCTCAGGTTTGCCAACCAGCCAATTCAGCAGAATCCCATCATGCACGGTCTCAGTCACATGGGAGCACAGGGTGTCCATCCAAGCATGAGGCCCAATCAGATGCTGgcagagcaacagcagcaacaacagcagcagcagcagtacctCAGACAACAAGCACTAAGAGTATGTTTGttgattattcatttattgGTGTAATAAGCAAGCGGCAGCCTCTTGGCAGGAAATCTGAGGCAGATGCAGAAATGCCTTAAACCTAGGCATAGCCTATTCTACACGAGTATATTAATTTGCTTTACTAAACTGATACGAAAAGAAAACGAAAAGATCTCAGAAACTAACCATTGcttctttcctgtttttgcagcagcaggcccaACAAGctcaacagcagcaacagcagcagcagcaacaacaacaacaaccgcaacaacaacaacagcaacaacaacaacaacaacaacaacagcaggtCCAGCCCCAGCAGGTTCCTCCTCAACAGCAGGTTGCGCAGCAGCAGGTtgcgcagcagcagcagcaggttgcgcaacagcagcagcagcagcagcagcagcaacaacagcagcaacaggtGTCAGCGGGGCCACCACCAGGCCAGCAACAGAACCAGGGCCTGGGCATGCAGACTCTGCCCCACCAGCAACCCATGGTAGGTCCATTCTGGCTGAAGGGACCATCATCTGTGTAGCTGTTAGTCATTGATCGTATAAGGAGACTGTTATGTTCTTATGTAAGCAAAAGTATTGTCTGCCACAGAAGGTTTTTACTCCGGTAGATCAGCTTTATGGTGGTAATCAGTTAGTTGTTCTGCATGTTTAAGCTAATTAACAAATGTGTGGTGATCACTGTGTATTTTTTAGCTTGGTTTTCTTGTTTCCAGGGAGCCACCATACGGTTTATGTCTaacaactttttaaaagttCAACTTATAGAAACTTGATATCACAAAGCACTGTAAAATGCTTACATCTTTCTTGGGGAAAAGAGCAAATTCCACAATATGGGTTCATTCTGGAGTCTTCCTGGTTcattgaagacattttaacaCAATAGTTGACACCGCTACTTTAATAAACATGA
The DNA window shown above is from Eleginops maclovinus isolate JMC-PN-2008 ecotype Puerto Natales chromosome 23, JC_Emac_rtc_rv5, whole genome shotgun sequence and carries:
- the med12 gene encoding mediator of RNA polymerase II transcription subunit 12 isoform X1 is translated as MMAAFGILSYEHRPLKRPRLGPPDVYPQDPKQKEDELTALNVKQGFNNQPAVSGDEHGSAKNVNFNPSKISSNFSSIIAEKLRYNTFPDTGKRKPQVNQKDNFWLVTARSQSSINNWFTDLAGTKPLTQLAKKVPIFSKKEEVFGYLAKYSVPVMRSAWMIKMTCAYHAAITETKVKKRHVIDPCIEWTQIITKYLWEQLQKVAEFYRQFPSQGCSSPLPATPADVETAMKQWEYNEKLAMFMFQDGMLDRHEFLTWVLECFEKVRPGEDELLRLLLPLLLQYSGEFVQSAYLSRRLAYFCTRRLNLLLSDGSLGPGTGGHQAHGMLTQQGNALPPTPTSQPAGGNQLQTAFTDFYICPQHRPLVFGLSCMLQSIVLCCPSALVWHYSLTDSRNKTGSPLDLLPIAPSSLPMPGGNTAFTQQVRTKLREIEEQVKERGQAVEFRWSFDKCQETTAGFTIGRVLHTLEVLDNHSFEKSDFNNSLDSLYNQIFGSGQSKDGHEDGLIITHVSVQMSPDDDAVVTLLCEWAVCCKRSGRHRAMVVAKLLEKRQAEIEAERCGESEVVDEKGSVSSGSLSAATLPVFQDVLLQFLDTQAPTLTEPGNESERVEFSNLVLLFCELIRHDVFSHNIYMCTLISRGDLASDSHLPRPRSPSDEPSDESERKEQDAGSNVKMEDTSLSQLMEIDPTSANFDEMLSPMHCESKGSPSPEKPAPDQDSKTGIKDKGLDPAFPQLYEQPRHIQYATHFPIPQEESASHECNQRLVVLYGVGKQRDEARHTIKKITKDILKVLNRKSTAETGGEEGQKRKRSKPEAFPTAEDIFAKFQHLSHFDQHQVTSQVSRNVLEQINSFALGMSYHLPLVQHIQFIFDLMEYSLNISGLIDFAIQLVNELSLVEAELLLKSSSLVGSYTTSLCLCIVAVLRRYHSCLILNPEQTAQCDGLRIVVKTGVNPADCSSAERCILAYLYDLYTSCSHLKNKLGEIFSEFCSKVKNSIYCNIDPSDSNMLWDPVFMMEAIANPSAHNFNHSMVGKILNTSPANRYSFVCNVLMDVCVDHRDPERVNDIGILCAELTAYCRSLSAEWLGILKALCCSSNNGNCGFNDLLCNVDVSDLSFHDSLATFVAILIARQCLLLEDLVRCVAIPSLLNAACSEQDSEPGARLTCRILLHLFKTPQRNPVPQDGVKSDKSSVGIRSSCDRHLLAASQNSIVVGAVFAVLKAVFMLGDAELRGSGLSHPAGLDDISEGRNVSIETASLDVYAKYVLKTICQQEWVGERCLKSLSEDSSALQDPVLVNIQAQRLLQLICYPHRQLDSDEGDNPQRQRIKRILQNMDQWTMRQSSLELQLMIKQSTNNELYSLLENIAKATIEVFQKSAEMNSNPSGNGAAAQGGSASNNSTTSKMKPILSSSERSGVWLVAPLIAKLPTSVQGHVLKAAGEELEKGQHLGSSSRKERDRQKQKSMSLLSQQPFLSLVLTCLKGQDEQREGLLTSLYSQVQQIVTNWREDQYQDDCKAKQMMHEALKLRLNLVGGMFDTVQRSTQQTTEWAVLLLDIISSGTVDMQSNNELFTTVLDMLSVLINGTLAADMSSISQGSMEENKRAYMNLVKKLRKELGDRQSESLEKVRQLLPLPKQTRDVITCEPQGSLIDTKGNKIAGFEKEGLQVSTKQKISPWDVFEGLKHSAPLSWGWFGTVRVDRKVTKFEEQQRFLLYHTHLKPKPRSYYLEPLPLPPEEEEPLTPVSQEPEKKMMEPVKPEKSVPAVPPDSNKKKPNKKKKAATAKTEDYVNRTPGGGAYGTNMQPEMMQNHPYGRLPYGHQSISIYTQNQHLPASQSMPGGPGLEPPYRPARNQQMNKMMPHRPSYPGMMPSMQGGMPGMMGMDKQYPMGYKPQPTMPQSQILRHQIQVRLNQSMIGPQNRQITPNQPYTSMQASQGYTTYGSHMGMQQHPSQVGGIVPSSYGNQNFHGAHPGANPAVVDPLRQMQQRPSGYVHQQAPVYTQNMQNTQRFANQPIQQNPIMHGLSHMGAQGVHPSMRPNQMLAEQQQQQQQQQQYLRQQALRQQAQQAQQQQQQQQQQQQQPQQQQQQQQQQQQQQQVQPQQVPPQQQVAQQQVAQQQQQVAQQQQQQQQQQQQQQQVSAGPPPGQQQNQGLGMQTLPHQQPMFPRQGMQQTQQQQQTAALVRQLQQQLSNTTPGQGANSYY